The following are encoded together in the Puniceicoccaceae bacterium genome:
- a CDS encoding vitamin B12 dependent-methionine synthase activation domain-containing protein yields MAERIVVLDGAMGTMIQRHRLQEADFRNADLADATKNLKGNNDLLSVTRPDVIEAIHRGFLEAGSDLIETNTFSATSIAQADYGLQDWVERINLDSARLARRIADEVAAKEKRPVFVAGSIGPTNATASISPDVNRPEYRAIRFDDLKAAFFEQAKALLQGGVDLFLVETIIDTLNAKAALMAIEELFDSLEYRLPVVVSVTITDRSGRTLSGQTVEAFWNSIRHFKPSCVGLNCALGADLMRPFLEKLAEVADTYVHVYPNAGLPNPLSETGYDETPAHTGSAVGAFARDGLVNMVGGCCGTTPEHIAQIVAECRQYPARKLPKLRPALRLSGLEPLNVYPDERTFLQVGERANVTGSPRFKKLIKADDFDGALDIARSQVEKGAHVIDVNFDEGMLDGEACMERFLCLIASEPDICRVPVMIDSSKWSVIEAGLKHVQGKCIVNSISLKEGEDVFRKQARLIQRYGAAVVVMAFDENGQADSEDGKVAIAQRSYRILTEEVGMDPHDIIFDLNILTVATGMEEHNAYALNFIGAVRRVKELCPGAWTSGGLSNVSFSFRGNNPVREAMHAAFLHHATAAGLDMAIVNPGLLMNYEDIPPELKSKVEAVLLNTSPDATDALIELAEAIKDGKVLAPASTGAESASAGSGSLEDRINQALLKGMTLLRDLAAQAMESKDPSGIEAFVRSEAGNLPDIADSSTKKKAPAPETTVADDWRALDVEGRISHALVKGITQHIEADAEEARVKYGKPLDVIEGPLMDGMKVVGALFGEGKMFLPQVVKSARVMKKAVAYLQPFMEAEKQKSSDAGTFVIATVKGDVHDIGKNIVGVVLACNGYRVVDLGVMVDCPKILERAVEEKADFIGLSGLITPSLDEMISNARSMEEKGMKTPLLIGGATTSKAHTAIKIAPNYSGPVVHVGDASLVTEVCNRLLSANHRETYLQELRDQQAAARNRFEEGGDKSVKYITLEQARSQSLQLDWNAASIRVPERTGVQVLEQIDAEAVLDYIDWSPFFHAWQLRGKFPKLLEHAKQGTQARELYRDALRVVKDLIENDRIHLRGVCGLFHANAVGDDVELYGDIERDTVLTRLHFLRQQKEKIGDEASGAAYLSLSDYVAPRSSELIDYMGAFVVTAGREVEDYAAHFKKKGDDYVSILIQSLADRFAEASAEYCHKWIRDQWGYGAKESVKFGERFPSAEGTVHPFNDWLIREKYEGIRPAAGYPSSPDHTEKQLIWDLLNAEAHTGVTLTTSFAMNPPASVSGLYFSHPDASYFPVGRIQKDQVEDYAERKGMRVQEVERWLQSNLAYNP; encoded by the coding sequence TTGGCCGAACGAATTGTGGTATTGGACGGTGCCATGGGAACGATGATCCAGCGGCATCGTTTGCAGGAAGCCGATTTCCGCAATGCGGATCTGGCGGATGCAACGAAGAACCTCAAGGGAAACAATGACTTGTTGAGCGTTACCCGGCCGGATGTGATAGAAGCGATCCATCGTGGATTCCTCGAAGCGGGATCGGATCTGATCGAAACCAACACCTTCAGTGCAACAAGTATTGCTCAGGCAGACTACGGTTTGCAGGACTGGGTTGAGCGCATCAATCTCGACAGTGCGCGCCTGGCTCGTCGAATTGCGGATGAGGTGGCAGCAAAAGAAAAGCGCCCCGTGTTTGTCGCTGGTTCGATCGGACCGACCAATGCGACGGCTTCCATCTCGCCGGATGTCAACCGCCCCGAGTATCGGGCCATACGCTTCGATGATCTCAAGGCAGCATTTTTTGAGCAGGCGAAAGCGTTGCTGCAAGGAGGAGTAGATCTGTTTCTGGTAGAAACGATTATTGACACGCTCAATGCCAAGGCGGCGCTAATGGCGATCGAGGAACTCTTTGATTCCCTGGAGTATCGTCTGCCTGTTGTTGTGTCTGTGACGATCACAGATCGATCAGGGCGAACGCTGTCTGGACAGACTGTTGAAGCATTTTGGAATTCAATTCGCCACTTCAAACCCTCCTGTGTCGGATTGAACTGTGCCCTTGGTGCGGATCTGATGCGACCATTCCTCGAAAAACTGGCAGAAGTGGCGGATACGTATGTGCATGTGTATCCGAATGCAGGTTTGCCAAATCCTCTGAGCGAAACGGGTTATGATGAGACTCCGGCACACACGGGCAGTGCCGTAGGTGCATTTGCCAGAGATGGTTTGGTGAACATGGTCGGCGGCTGTTGTGGCACAACGCCAGAGCACATCGCACAGATTGTTGCCGAGTGTCGGCAATACCCCGCCAGGAAACTGCCAAAACTGAGGCCTGCACTGAGATTGAGTGGGCTGGAACCGCTGAATGTTTATCCTGATGAACGCACTTTTCTTCAGGTTGGGGAGCGCGCCAATGTCACAGGATCGCCGCGTTTCAAGAAATTGATCAAGGCTGACGACTTTGATGGGGCACTCGATATTGCCCGCTCGCAAGTGGAGAAAGGGGCACACGTCATCGATGTGAACTTTGACGAAGGCATGCTCGATGGCGAAGCTTGCATGGAGCGCTTCCTTTGCTTGATTGCATCCGAACCCGATATTTGCCGGGTTCCGGTGATGATTGACAGTTCGAAATGGTCCGTGATTGAAGCTGGCCTCAAGCATGTGCAGGGCAAATGCATCGTGAATTCGATCAGCCTGAAGGAGGGTGAAGATGTGTTTCGGAAGCAGGCCCGACTAATCCAGCGATACGGGGCGGCAGTGGTCGTGATGGCGTTTGATGAAAACGGACAGGCGGATTCTGAGGATGGAAAGGTCGCTATCGCCCAGCGATCTTACCGCATCCTCACAGAAGAGGTCGGAATGGATCCACACGATATCATCTTTGACCTGAATATTCTCACGGTCGCAACTGGTATGGAGGAGCACAATGCCTATGCGCTCAACTTCATCGGAGCAGTGCGACGGGTGAAAGAACTATGCCCCGGCGCCTGGACCAGCGGCGGGCTTTCCAACGTATCCTTTTCATTCCGCGGGAACAACCCTGTGCGTGAGGCGATGCATGCGGCTTTTCTGCATCATGCAACTGCTGCCGGACTCGACATGGCGATCGTGAATCCGGGGCTGCTGATGAACTATGAAGACATTCCACCCGAGTTGAAATCGAAAGTGGAAGCGGTGCTGTTGAACACATCACCGGATGCAACCGATGCGCTGATTGAACTGGCCGAAGCCATCAAGGATGGCAAGGTGTTGGCACCCGCTTCCACGGGTGCGGAATCCGCGTCAGCGGGTAGCGGCAGTCTCGAGGATCGCATCAATCAGGCCTTGCTGAAAGGCATGACGCTTCTGCGGGATCTCGCAGCGCAGGCGATGGAGAGCAAGGACCCGTCAGGAATCGAAGCCTTTGTTCGTTCAGAGGCTGGCAATTTGCCTGACATTGCTGACAGTTCGACAAAAAAAAAAGCACCAGCTCCAGAAACAACGGTAGCTGACGACTGGCGTGCCTTGGATGTGGAAGGGCGCATCAGCCACGCGCTGGTCAAGGGTATCACCCAGCACATTGAAGCGGATGCCGAAGAGGCGCGTGTAAAATATGGGAAACCGTTGGATGTGATTGAAGGACCGCTCATGGATGGCATGAAGGTGGTCGGCGCTCTGTTTGGTGAAGGCAAAATGTTTCTGCCACAGGTCGTGAAGAGTGCGCGCGTGATGAAGAAGGCAGTTGCGTATCTACAGCCGTTCATGGAGGCAGAGAAGCAGAAATCCAGTGACGCTGGCACCTTCGTGATCGCAACGGTCAAAGGGGATGTGCATGACATTGGCAAAAACATCGTTGGTGTGGTGCTCGCCTGCAATGGCTACCGCGTGGTGGATTTGGGCGTGATGGTCGATTGTCCCAAGATCCTGGAAAGGGCTGTAGAAGAGAAGGCAGATTTTATTGGGCTTTCTGGCCTGATTACTCCGTCGCTGGACGAAATGATCAGCAATGCGAGGAGTATGGAGGAAAAGGGCATGAAAACACCACTGCTCATCGGTGGAGCTACCACGTCCAAGGCGCATACGGCGATCAAGATCGCGCCCAACTATTCTGGGCCAGTTGTTCATGTGGGTGATGCATCACTGGTGACCGAAGTTTGCAACCGACTGCTCAGCGCCAATCACCGGGAAACGTATCTTCAGGAATTGCGCGATCAGCAGGCAGCCGCCCGAAATCGATTTGAAGAGGGTGGTGACAAATCGGTGAAATACATCACTCTGGAACAGGCGCGAAGCCAGTCACTACAGCTCGATTGGAATGCTGCTTCTATTCGCGTCCCCGAGCGCACTGGCGTTCAGGTGCTTGAGCAAATCGATGCGGAAGCAGTGCTCGACTATATCGATTGGTCGCCCTTTTTCCATGCATGGCAGCTGCGTGGGAAATTTCCCAAACTGCTCGAGCACGCCAAGCAGGGAACACAGGCCCGTGAGCTTTACCGCGATGCCTTGCGGGTGGTGAAGGATCTCATCGAGAATGACCGCATCCATCTCAGGGGTGTGTGTGGACTCTTCCATGCCAATGCAGTGGGTGATGATGTGGAACTGTATGGTGATATTGAACGGGATACTGTGCTCACGCGCTTGCACTTCCTGCGTCAGCAGAAAGAGAAAATCGGCGACGAGGCTTCTGGAGCAGCCTACCTTTCGCTCTCAGACTATGTGGCTCCGCGCTCCAGTGAGCTGATTGACTACATGGGAGCGTTTGTGGTGACTGCAGGACGCGAGGTGGAGGACTATGCGGCCCATTTCAAGAAAAAGGGAGATGACTATGTTTCGATTCTGATTCAGTCGCTTGCGGACCGCTTTGCCGAAGCAAGTGCCGAATACTGCCACAAATGGATTCGTGATCAGTGGGGATACGGAGCGAAGGAGTCGGTCAAATTTGGTGAGCGCTTTCCGTCAGCTGAAGGAACCGTGCACCCGTTTAACGATTGGTTGATTCGGGAAAAATACGAAGGCATTCGTCCCGCCGCTGGTTACCCCTCATCACCCGATCATACGGAAAAGCAGTTGATCTGGGATTTGCTCAATGCGGAGGCACACACCGGTGTTACTCTGACAACTTCATTTGCCATGAATCCACCCGCATCGGTATCCGGGTTGTATTTTTCGCACCCTGATGCGTCATATTTCCCGGTGGGTCGCATCCAGAAAGATCAGGTGGAGGACTACGCTGAACGCAAGGGCATGCGTGTGCAGGAGGTGGAGCGCTGGCTACAGAGCAATCTGGCCTACAACCCGTAA